In the genome of Nocardioides seonyuensis, one region contains:
- a CDS encoding TraM recognition domain-containing protein yields MTPGNPHGRGVDDELVNLALVALLAAFGVSLLLRGAGSIAAFLTGTEQPSSRVSSGFQVLLNARDPGAALEANELSAAAYWLVVAAGLTVLAGISWVTWRVVSGVRHRATRDPHRLPGTATARDIEAAASKKALLRRGQTLRPSLPHPSPEDIGYRLGRSRGREIWASVEDSILILGPPRSGKGLHLVINAILDAPGAVVTTSTRPDNITATLAARQERGPVAVFDPQQLTAELIDVRRAAVRWSPVRGCEQPLTAMIRAAGLAASTGLSADGVESGGFWEGKTRSALQALLHAAALEGLSTRVLFEWSLSPSVAADAVGILSGHPAAATGWADALQAMIGADPRTRDSIWMGVAQALASLADPRVLDAVNPEPGEQFDPTEFLTNNGTLYLLATGAGSGASWPLVAAFIEDLTETARGLAASSPGARLDPPLLLALDEIGNLSPLPSLPVLMAEGGGTGITTMPVLQSLSQARHKWGDHAASAIWDASIVKVILGGASASKDLQELSVLIGERDERTDSVSIGDYGSRSIQRTTRRVAVMPPERIRTLPFGTGLVLLRSAPPVVTQLCPWVDRQRRGRSGR; encoded by the coding sequence ATGACACCGGGGAACCCACACGGGCGGGGTGTCGACGACGAACTGGTCAACCTCGCCCTCGTTGCACTGCTCGCTGCGTTCGGTGTCTCCCTACTGCTGCGAGGAGCCGGGTCGATCGCCGCCTTCCTGACAGGCACCGAGCAGCCGAGCAGCCGAGTGTCATCGGGGTTCCAGGTCCTCCTCAACGCCCGCGACCCCGGTGCTGCCCTGGAGGCGAACGAGCTCTCTGCCGCGGCGTACTGGCTTGTCGTCGCCGCCGGGCTGACAGTCCTTGCCGGCATCTCGTGGGTGACGTGGCGGGTGGTCAGCGGGGTACGACATCGCGCCACACGAGACCCACACCGACTTCCCGGCACCGCCACCGCCCGCGACATCGAAGCGGCGGCATCGAAGAAGGCACTCCTACGCCGCGGCCAAACCCTGCGCCCCTCACTCCCCCACCCCTCACCGGAAGACATCGGCTACCGGCTCGGCCGCAGCCGAGGCCGCGAGATCTGGGCCTCGGTCGAGGACTCCATCCTCATCCTCGGGCCACCCCGCTCCGGCAAGGGCCTCCACCTGGTCATCAACGCGATCCTCGACGCGCCCGGCGCCGTGGTCACCACGTCAACCCGCCCCGACAACATCACCGCCACGTTGGCCGCAAGACAAGAGCGTGGGCCCGTCGCGGTCTTCGACCCACAGCAGCTCACCGCCGAGCTGATCGACGTACGACGAGCGGCTGTGCGCTGGTCACCCGTACGAGGCTGCGAACAACCCCTGACCGCGATGATCCGCGCCGCCGGCCTCGCCGCCTCCACCGGGCTCTCGGCCGACGGCGTCGAGTCCGGCGGGTTCTGGGAAGGCAAGACCCGGTCCGCCCTTCAGGCGCTCCTGCACGCAGCCGCGCTGGAAGGTCTCTCCACGCGGGTGCTCTTCGAGTGGTCGCTGTCCCCATCGGTGGCGGCCGATGCGGTCGGTATCCTGTCCGGACACCCCGCGGCGGCGACTGGATGGGCCGACGCGCTGCAGGCCATGATCGGCGCCGACCCGCGCACCCGCGACTCGATCTGGATGGGAGTCGCCCAAGCTCTCGCCTCCCTCGCCGACCCTCGCGTCCTCGATGCCGTCAATCCTGAGCCCGGCGAACAGTTCGACCCGACTGAGTTCCTCACCAACAACGGGACGCTCTACTTGCTGGCAACCGGTGCGGGTTCCGGTGCCTCCTGGCCACTTGTCGCAGCCTTCATCGAGGACCTCACCGAGACCGCCCGTGGGCTGGCCGCCAGTTCTCCCGGCGCGAGACTCGACCCGCCGCTCCTTCTCGCCCTCGATGAGATCGGCAACCTTTCGCCGCTTCCGTCGCTGCCGGTGCTGATGGCCGAAGGTGGTGGGACTGGCATCACCACCATGCCGGTTCTCCAGTCACTGTCCCAAGCACGCCACAAGTGGGGCGACCACGCCGCGAGCGCGATCTGGGACGCCTCCATCGTCAAGGTCATCCTCGGTGGCGCGTCTGCCTCCAAAGATCTCCAAGAGCTCTCCGTGCTCATCGGCGAACGCGACGAGCGAACTGACAGCGTCTCGATCGGGGACTACGGCTCCCGATCGATCCAGCGAACAACACGTCGAGTGGCTGTGATGCCACCTGAGAGGATTCGGACTCTCCCGTTTGGTACGGGACTGGTGCTGCTGCGCAGCGCGCCGCCCGTCGTCACTCAACTTTGTCCATGGGTGGATCGCCAACGGCGGGGCCGATCTGGGCGGTGA
- a CDS encoding helix-turn-helix domain-containing protein: MAPNDLLTMKQVAAELGLSHSKATSLVTKGLLAVVARRGGAATWRVSRSDLDAYVERVRQESLRDTRRRNERRRSEALVALTSAWSSMPAQDQDRLRELAPDLYRPLAKLVQARPREAALTELAAAYARLTEDGVIELALALPHDLHWAIARIRCAS, encoded by the coding sequence ATGGCACCCAACGACCTACTGACAATGAAGCAGGTCGCTGCCGAGCTTGGACTAAGCCACTCCAAGGCGACGAGCCTCGTCACCAAGGGCCTGCTTGCAGTAGTAGCTAGACGCGGCGGCGCCGCCACCTGGCGGGTTTCCCGTTCGGACCTCGATGCCTATGTGGAACGCGTGCGCCAAGAGAGCCTTCGCGACACGCGTCGACGCAACGAGCGCCGCAGGAGTGAGGCGCTTGTTGCGCTCACCTCCGCATGGAGTTCAATGCCCGCTCAGGACCAAGACCGGCTGCGAGAACTGGCGCCAGACCTGTACAGGCCCTTGGCCAAGCTCGTTCAAGCTCGACCGAGGGAAGCCGCGCTCACCGAACTAGCCGCTGCCTACGCACGCCTGACGGAAGACGGAGTCATTGAGTTGGCTCTTGCCCTGCCCCATGACCTGCACTGGGCCATAGCTCGGATCAGGTGCGCCAGCTGA
- a CDS encoding restriction endonuclease — protein sequence MSPLIEDAPPATWQDLEAMVARVLRECGYEVEVQKHVELARGDVNVDVWADDRAEPPNILAIECKHWNRPVSKDVVHGFRTVVGDSGANTGLLVSSAGFQSGASEAAAYSNVHLLTWDDFQRMFALRWFRSFMSPTVAEETDALHEYTEPINSRVSRKAAALPDERQAAFVALREIYTPLMVTNFALHPAVVDNKFSSIKAELPRLPLRDVVQKPGGRVLLDALPDDVLDAAALRPFMERLIRHSQSAIAEFDAVFGERA from the coding sequence GTGAGCCCACTAATCGAGGACGCGCCGCCAGCCACTTGGCAGGACCTAGAGGCAATGGTCGCGCGTGTCCTGCGCGAGTGCGGCTACGAGGTCGAAGTGCAGAAGCACGTTGAGTTGGCACGCGGTGATGTAAACGTCGATGTCTGGGCCGACGATCGTGCAGAGCCGCCAAACATCCTTGCCATCGAGTGCAAACACTGGAACAGGCCAGTGAGCAAGGATGTCGTTCACGGCTTCCGCACCGTGGTTGGCGACAGCGGCGCCAACACTGGATTGTTGGTGTCGTCAGCTGGCTTCCAATCGGGAGCCAGCGAGGCCGCTGCCTACTCGAACGTTCACCTACTCACTTGGGACGACTTTCAGCGAATGTTCGCCCTCCGGTGGTTCAGGTCCTTCATGTCGCCGACTGTCGCTGAAGAGACCGATGCGCTCCATGAATACACTGAACCAATCAACAGTCGTGTCTCTAGGAAGGCCGCCGCACTGCCCGACGAGCGACAGGCTGCATTTGTCGCATTGCGGGAGATCTACACCCCGCTCATGGTGACCAACTTTGCGTTGCATCCGGCGGTGGTGGACAACAAGTTCTCCTCGATCAAGGCCGAACTGCCGAGGCTTCCACTTCGGGATGTAGTTCAGAAGCCTGGAGGTCGTGTCCTTCTAGATGCGCTTCCGGACGACGTGCTGGACGCCGCAGCACTCCGACCCTTCATGGAGCGCCTGATACGGCACTCCCAGAGTGCCATCGCGGAGTTCGACGCAGTTTTCGGGGAGCGTGCATAG
- a CDS encoding single-stranded DNA-binding protein, which yields MSIPTQMSLAGFIVSISDLQRTTGGGDRIRLRVGVEQWRHEADDTFTKLDPTYHDVVAYDTAASVIGQRFRPGDFFVASGYIHEYEIDQRGGSLIKEEFVARKIGHNANQTTYVVQRRPPHAPASAQRAVQHQPALGM from the coding sequence ATGTCCATCCCCACCCAGATGAGCCTGGCCGGGTTCATCGTCTCCATCTCCGACCTCCAGCGCACCACGGGCGGTGGCGACCGCATCCGCCTCCGGGTCGGTGTCGAGCAGTGGCGTCACGAGGCGGACGACACCTTCACCAAGCTCGATCCGACCTATCACGACGTCGTCGCGTACGACACAGCCGCCAGCGTCATCGGCCAGCGGTTCAGGCCGGGCGACTTCTTCGTCGCCAGCGGCTACATCCACGAGTACGAGATCGACCAACGCGGCGGGAGCCTCATCAAGGAAGAGTTCGTCGCCCGCAAGATCGGTCACAACGCCAACCAGACGACGTACGTCGTCCAGCGGCGCCCGCCGCACGCCCCGGCCTCCGCACAGAGGGCCGTGCAGCACCAGCCTGCGCTCGGCATGTGA